GAGAATTATTATTATAAAGCACAATACTCTGAGGCCATTCAACAATTAGAAACAGGATTAAAAACAGGATTAGAAAGATTAGGTAAAGAACATAATGTCATTGCAGTATGTTATAATGCTTTTGGAGTAATTTACCAGCATATTGGACAATATGACAAAGCGCTGGAATATCATCAGCAATCATTACAGATAAAGCAACTAAAACCTGGCAATGATCATCCTGAAGTGGCAAAAAGTTATCTGAACATGGGTACTGTTTATGTTTCAAAAGGCGATTATTTCACAGCCCTGGAATATTTTCAGCGATCATTAAGAATACGGCAACTAAACCTTGACGGTGAAAGATTTTTCGGCTCATTGTATTTATATTAATCCTATATTTCCGGAAAAACCTGAAGAGTGGAAAAAAATGATCAATTCTAAAGTGATATTACTAAGTACTTTGGAGAATAGGGGGGAGGCATTTTATGAGAAATGGAAGATGGAAGATGGAAATTAAAAAAAATGCCACTAAAACACAAAATCCAACAAAAGAAATAGGCAGTTGGCAATGGGCAGTAGGCAATATTGCCTACTGTCAACTGCTTACTGCTTTTGTAATATTATTTTTTTATTGATCATATTTTTATCGTACTGAATTTGCAGGTTGTATATGCCTGCAGGGTTTGGTTTT
The nucleotide sequence above comes from Cytophagales bacterium. Encoded proteins:
- a CDS encoding tetratricopeptide repeat protein, producing MAMRNITILILLFVPILVISQSGQRRPIWASLPTLANRYFSEADSFSKTFQYDSAIFFYQKASLIYEQLETWEDHVTCYNKIAENYYYKAQYSEAIQQLETGLKTGLERLGKEHNVIAVCYNAFGVIYQHIGQYDKALEYHQQSLQIKQLKPGNDHPEVAKSYLNMGTVYVSKGDYFTALEYFQRSLRIRQLNLDGERFFGSLYLY